One stretch of Streptomyces agglomeratus DNA includes these proteins:
- the rbsD gene encoding D-ribose pyranase, producing the protein MKKAGILNRPLAGALAGLGHGHEVLVCDAGMPVPEGPQVVDLAFRAGIPSFADVLDGLLEELVVEGATAAREVRESNPAAAGLLEERLPGLVLVPHDTLKSLSAGARLVVRTGEARPYANVLLRCGVFF; encoded by the coding sequence GTGAAGAAGGCCGGGATTCTGAACCGCCCGCTGGCGGGGGCCCTGGCCGGTCTCGGCCACGGTCACGAGGTTCTCGTCTGCGACGCTGGCATGCCCGTACCGGAGGGTCCGCAGGTCGTCGATCTGGCCTTCCGGGCCGGGATCCCGTCCTTCGCCGACGTACTCGACGGGCTGCTGGAGGAGCTGGTCGTCGAGGGCGCGACGGCCGCGCGGGAGGTGCGGGAGTCGAATCCGGCCGCGGCCGGGCTTCTGGAGGAGCGCCTTCCGGGGCTGGTGCTGGTGCCGCACGACACGCTCAAGTCGCTGTCGGCCGGTGCCCGGCTGGTGGTGCGGACGGGTGAGGCGCGCCCCTACGCGAACGTACTGCTGCGCTGCGGCGTCTTCTTCTGA
- a CDS encoding ribokinase, with protein sequence MNDFDLLVVGSANADLVIGVERRPAAGETVLGSDLAVHPGGKGANQAVAAARLGARTALLARVGDDAHGRLLLESQRAAGVDTGGVLTGGAPTGVALITVDPSGDNSIVVSPGANARLTPQDVRAAAGLLAAARVVSAQLEVPLETVAEVVRTRAAGSRFVLNPSPPGPLPADVLAACDPLVLNEHEALFMLADSDTDVDGDGPGGDGGDAGGHAEDDPEDWARELLALGARSVVVTMGARGALVAEGGPDAATVRVPSPRVDAVDTTGAGDAFTAALAWRLSLGEDLVKAAAFAVRVGAAAVTKEGAQASFPTAAEVSAL encoded by the coding sequence ATGAACGACTTCGACCTGCTGGTCGTGGGGTCGGCCAACGCCGACCTGGTGATCGGCGTCGAGCGCCGCCCGGCGGCCGGCGAGACCGTGCTCGGCTCCGACCTGGCCGTCCATCCGGGCGGCAAGGGCGCCAACCAGGCCGTCGCCGCCGCCCGTCTGGGCGCCAGGACGGCGCTGCTGGCCCGCGTCGGCGACGACGCCCACGGGCGGCTGCTGCTGGAATCGCAGCGCGCGGCCGGTGTGGACACCGGTGGTGTGCTGACCGGCGGCGCGCCCACCGGCGTCGCCCTGATCACCGTGGACCCCTCGGGTGACAACAGCATCGTCGTCTCGCCCGGTGCGAACGCCCGGCTCACCCCGCAGGACGTCCGCGCTGCCGCCGGGCTGCTCGCCGCCGCGCGCGTCGTCTCGGCGCAGCTGGAGGTCCCGCTGGAGACGGTGGCCGAAGTGGTACGTACGAGGGCGGCCGGGAGCCGGTTCGTACTGAACCCCTCGCCGCCCGGGCCACTGCCCGCGGACGTGCTCGCCGCCTGTGATCCGCTGGTACTGAACGAGCACGAGGCCCTGTTCATGCTCGCCGACAGCGACACCGATGTCGACGGTGACGGGCCAGGGGGCGACGGCGGCGACGCGGGCGGGCACGCCGAGGACGACCCGGAGGACTGGGCCCGGGAACTGCTCGCGCTCGGCGCGCGGTCGGTCGTCGTCACGATGGGCGCGCGGGGCGCACTGGTCGCCGAAGGCGGTCCGGACGCCGCCACCGTACGGGTCCCGAGCCCCCGGGTCGACGCCGTCGACACCACGGGCGCCGGTGACGCCTTCACCGCGGCCCTGGCCTGGCGGCTCAGCCTCGGCGAGGACCTGGTGAAGGCGGCCGCCTTCGCGGTACGGGTGGGCGCCGCCGCCGTCACCAAGGAGGGGGCGCAGGCGTCCTTCCCGACCGCCGCCGAGGTCTCGGCGCTGTGA
- a CDS encoding substrate-binding domain-containing protein has translation MATTDTLKTNTTASAASTVRRVLLDNGALSALVVLVVAMSLLSGDFLTTQNLLNVGVQAAVTAILAFGVTFVIVSAGIDLSVGSVAALSATVLAWTATSEGVPVWIAVILAVGTGIACGLVNGALVSYGKLPPFIATLAMLSIGRGLSLVISQGSPIAFPESVSVLGDTLGGWLPVPVLVMVVMGLVTALVLGRTYIGRSMYAIGGNEEAARLSGLRVKRQKLVVYALSGLFAAVAGIVLASRLVSAQPQAAQGYELDAIAAVVIGGASLAGGVGKASGTLIGALILAVLRNGLNLMSVSAFWQQVVIGVVIALAVLLDTLRRRAGGGSAAPAASSGVYGNGRKGAAKLAVTAVCVAAVVAAVSFFGSGSSGTTTKVGMSLSTLNNPFFVQMKAGAQAEAEKAGIDLTVTDAQNDASQQANQLQNFTGEGVASVIVNPVDSDAAGPAVRAANKAGIPVVAADRGVNKADTATLVASDNVAGGRLAAKALADKLGGKGEIVVLQGTAGTSASRERGKGFADGLKAYPGIKVAASQPADFDRTKGLDVMTNLLQSHPGITGVFAENDEMALGAVKALGSKAGKSVHVVGFDGTPDGLKAVGAGTLYASVAQQPKELGRIAVRNAVGAARGKTVDSVVKVPVKVVTKKNVADFS, from the coding sequence GTGGCCACTACTGACACGCTCAAGACCAACACCACCGCGAGCGCCGCGAGTACGGTCCGCCGCGTCCTGCTCGACAACGGCGCGCTCAGCGCCCTGGTCGTCCTGGTGGTGGCGATGTCGCTGCTCTCCGGCGACTTCCTGACCACCCAGAACCTGCTGAACGTCGGCGTCCAGGCGGCCGTCACCGCGATCCTCGCGTTCGGCGTCACCTTCGTCATCGTCTCGGCGGGCATCGACCTGTCGGTCGGATCGGTGGCCGCCCTCTCGGCGACCGTCCTCGCCTGGACGGCCACGTCCGAGGGAGTGCCGGTGTGGATCGCGGTGATCCTCGCCGTCGGTACGGGCATCGCCTGCGGCCTCGTCAACGGAGCCCTCGTCTCGTACGGCAAACTCCCGCCCTTCATCGCCACCCTGGCCATGCTCTCCATCGGCCGCGGTCTGTCCCTGGTCATCTCGCAGGGCAGCCCGATCGCGTTCCCCGAGTCCGTGTCGGTACTGGGTGACACGCTCGGCGGGTGGCTGCCGGTGCCGGTCCTCGTGATGGTCGTGATGGGTCTCGTGACCGCGCTCGTCCTGGGCCGTACGTACATCGGACGCTCGATGTACGCGATCGGCGGCAACGAGGAAGCGGCCAGGCTCTCCGGGCTGCGCGTCAAGCGGCAGAAGCTCGTCGTCTACGCGCTGTCCGGCCTCTTCGCGGCCGTCGCGGGCATTGTCCTCGCGTCCCGGCTCGTCTCCGCCCAGCCGCAGGCCGCGCAGGGGTACGAACTCGACGCCATCGCCGCGGTCGTCATCGGCGGCGCCAGCCTGGCGGGCGGCGTCGGCAAGGCGTCCGGCACCCTGATCGGCGCGCTCATACTCGCCGTACTGCGCAACGGGCTGAACCTGATGTCCGTCTCGGCCTTCTGGCAGCAGGTCGTCATCGGCGTGGTCATCGCGCTCGCCGTACTGCTGGACACACTGCGGCGACGTGCGGGCGGCGGTTCGGCCGCTCCCGCGGCCTCGTCCGGCGTCTATGGGAACGGGCGCAAGGGGGCGGCGAAACTCGCGGTGACCGCCGTGTGCGTGGCGGCCGTCGTCGCGGCCGTGTCCTTCTTCGGCTCCGGGTCGTCCGGTACGACCACCAAGGTCGGGATGTCGCTCTCCACGCTCAACAACCCGTTCTTCGTGCAGATGAAGGCGGGCGCCCAGGCGGAGGCCGAGAAGGCCGGCATCGACCTGACGGTGACGGACGCGCAGAACGACGCCTCCCAGCAGGCGAACCAGCTCCAGAACTTCACCGGTGAGGGCGTGGCGTCGGTCATCGTCAACCCGGTCGACTCGGACGCGGCCGGTCCTGCCGTACGGGCCGCCAACAAGGCCGGCATCCCGGTGGTCGCCGCCGACCGCGGCGTCAACAAGGCCGACACCGCCACCCTCGTCGCCTCGGACAACGTGGCCGGCGGACGGCTGGCCGCGAAGGCACTCGCCGACAAGCTCGGCGGCAAGGGCGAGATCGTCGTACTGCAAGGCACCGCGGGCACATCCGCCAGCCGCGAGCGCGGGAAGGGCTTCGCCGACGGGCTGAAGGCGTACCCGGGAATCAAGGTCGCCGCGTCGCAGCCCGCGGACTTCGACCGAACCAAGGGCCTGGACGTCATGACCAACCTCCTCCAGTCCCACCCCGGAATCACCGGCGTCTTCGCCGAGAACGACGAGATGGCGCTCGGCGCGGTCAAGGCGCTGGGCAGCAAGGCGGGGAAGTCCGTGCACGTCGTCGGATTCGACGGAACCCCGGACGGTCTCAAGGCGGTCGGGGCCGGCACGCTCTACGCGTCGGTGGCCCAGCAGCCGAAGGAGCTCGGCAGGATCGCCGTCCGCAACGCCGTCGGGGCGGCGCGCGGCAAGACGGTCGACAGCGTGGTAAAGGTGCCGGTCAAGGTCGTGACGAAGAAGAACGTCGCCGACTTCTCGTGA
- a CDS encoding sugar ABC transporter ATP-binding protein encodes MSGELLRIEGIRKTFPGVVALDSVDFDLRRGEVHVLLGENGAGKSTLIKTLSGACRPDGGRILVDGSEVRIQGAQDAERLGIATIHQEFNLVPELTVAENIFLGRQPRRFAMIDRKRMEADAQALLERVGVQVSPKTPVRELGIARLQMVEIAKALSLEARVLIMDEPTAVLTSEEVDKLFRIVRQLREDGVGIVFITHHLEEIAALGDRVTVLRDGRSAGQVPASTPEDELVRLMVGRSIEQQYPRERPAVGDALLSVRGLTRGGVFHDVSFDVRAGEVVGFAGLVGAGRTEVVRAVFGADPYDAGTVEVRGARLGKGDVNAAMGAGIGLVPEDRKGQGLVLDASVQENLGLVTMRSATRAGLVDRKGQSAAAARIAGQLGVRMAGLGQHVRTLSGGNQQKVVIGKWLLADTRVLILDEPTRGIDVGAKVEIYQLINELTASGHAVLMISSDLPEVLGMSDRVLVMAQGRIAGELPAHEATQDAVMALALSAPDTAQASDTAQALDTAQAPDTTDEAPDSMNEVEGSRGHY; translated from the coding sequence GTGAGCGGCGAACTGCTGCGCATCGAAGGCATACGCAAGACCTTCCCCGGCGTCGTCGCCCTCGACTCCGTCGACTTCGATCTTCGGCGCGGCGAAGTGCACGTGCTGCTCGGTGAGAACGGCGCGGGCAAGAGCACGCTGATCAAAACGCTGTCCGGGGCCTGCCGGCCCGACGGCGGCCGGATCCTTGTCGACGGGTCCGAGGTTCGTATCCAGGGTGCGCAGGACGCCGAGCGGCTGGGGATCGCCACCATCCACCAGGAGTTCAACCTGGTGCCCGAACTGACCGTCGCCGAGAACATCTTCCTCGGCCGCCAGCCCCGGCGCTTCGCCATGATCGACCGCAAGCGGATGGAGGCCGACGCACAGGCGCTGCTGGAGCGGGTGGGCGTACAGGTGTCCCCGAAGACCCCGGTGCGTGAACTGGGCATCGCCCGGCTCCAGATGGTGGAGATCGCCAAGGCGCTGAGCCTGGAGGCGCGTGTCCTCATCATGGACGAGCCCACCGCCGTACTGACCAGCGAGGAAGTGGACAAGCTCTTCCGCATCGTGCGGCAGCTGCGCGAGGACGGCGTGGGCATCGTCTTCATCACCCATCACCTGGAGGAGATCGCGGCCCTCGGCGACCGCGTCACCGTGCTGCGCGACGGCCGCAGCGCCGGCCAGGTACCCGCCTCCACGCCCGAGGACGAACTCGTACGGCTGATGGTCGGGCGCAGCATCGAGCAGCAGTATCCGCGGGAACGCCCGGCGGTGGGCGACGCGTTGCTCTCCGTACGCGGGCTGACGCGCGGGGGCGTCTTTCACGACGTCAGCTTCGACGTGCGGGCGGGTGAGGTCGTCGGTTTCGCCGGGCTCGTCGGCGCCGGACGGACGGAGGTCGTACGCGCGGTGTTCGGCGCCGACCCCTACGACGCCGGGACGGTGGAGGTGCGCGGCGCGCGGCTCGGCAAGGGCGACGTGAACGCCGCCATGGGCGCCGGCATCGGTCTCGTCCCCGAGGACCGCAAGGGGCAAGGGCTGGTGCTCGACGCCTCGGTGCAGGAGAACCTCGGGCTGGTCACGATGCGTTCGGCCACCCGAGCCGGCCTCGTGGACCGCAAGGGCCAGAGTGCGGCTGCCGCGCGGATCGCCGGACAGCTGGGCGTACGGATGGCAGGTCTCGGCCAGCACGTCCGCACGCTCTCGGGCGGGAACCAGCAGAAGGTCGTCATCGGGAAGTGGCTGCTCGCCGACACCCGGGTGCTGATCCTCGACGAGCCGACGCGCGGCATCGACGTGGGCGCCAAGGTCGAGATCTATCAGCTGATCAATGAACTGACCGCCTCCGGGCACGCCGTCCTGATGATTTCGAGCGATCTGCCCGAGGTCCTCGGCATGAGCGACCGGGTGCTGGTGATGGCCCAGGGCCGGATCGCCGGCGAACTCCCCGCACATGAGGCGACCCAGGACGCGGTGATGGCGCTGGCTCTCAGCGCCCCCGACACCGCGCAAGCCTCCGACACCGCGCAAGCCCTCGACACCGCGCAAGCCCCCGACACCACCGACGAAGCCCCCGACAGCATGAACGAAGTGGAGGGCTCTCGTGGCCACTACTGA
- a CDS encoding LacI family DNA-binding transcriptional regulator, giving the protein MASIKDVAAEAGVSAATVSRVLNSHPSVSPDARTRVLAAVEALGYRPNAVARSLRTDQTRTLGLVISDVLNPYFTALARSVEEAARALGYSVIIGNADERPDLQDHHVRTLLDRRIDGLLVSPADGGSPQILDAARGGTPMVFVDRWIPGVDVPVVRADGCPAVRDLVAHLYRLGHRRLAIIAGPAATTTGSERVEAFREALAEHGLPLPDAYIGQGDFQADSGRRATEAFLGLPEPPEVVFAADNLMALGALDAIRARGLRVPHDIGLAAFDDIPWFVHTDPPITAIAQPTGELGRAAVRALVDLIEGRPPQSVTLPARLVVRRSCGEGEQSQRSNL; this is encoded by the coding sequence GTGGCGAGCATCAAGGATGTCGCGGCTGAGGCGGGCGTGTCCGCTGCCACGGTCTCGCGCGTTCTCAACAGCCATCCGTCCGTCAGCCCCGACGCGCGCACCCGCGTCCTCGCCGCCGTAGAAGCACTCGGCTACCGGCCCAACGCCGTGGCCCGGTCGCTGCGCACCGACCAGACGCGCACCCTCGGACTGGTCATCAGCGACGTACTCAATCCGTACTTCACGGCGCTCGCCCGGTCCGTGGAGGAAGCGGCACGCGCCCTCGGCTACAGCGTCATCATCGGGAACGCGGACGAGCGGCCCGATCTTCAGGACCACCACGTACGTACGCTGCTGGACCGCCGGATCGACGGGCTTCTGGTCTCGCCCGCCGACGGGGGATCGCCGCAGATACTCGACGCCGCGCGCGGCGGCACCCCCATGGTCTTCGTGGACCGCTGGATTCCGGGTGTGGACGTGCCCGTAGTGCGCGCCGACGGCTGTCCGGCCGTCCGGGACCTGGTCGCCCACCTGTACCGGCTGGGGCACCGCAGGCTCGCCATCATCGCCGGGCCCGCCGCGACCACCACGGGAAGCGAGCGCGTCGAAGCCTTCCGCGAGGCGCTGGCGGAGCACGGGCTGCCACTGCCCGACGCCTACATCGGCCAGGGCGACTTCCAGGCCGACAGCGGGCGGCGGGCCACCGAGGCGTTCCTCGGCCTGCCGGAGCCGCCCGAAGTGGTCTTCGCCGCCGACAACCTGATGGCACTCGGCGCACTGGACGCGATCCGCGCGCGCGGCCTGCGCGTCCCGCACGACATCGGGCTCGCCGCCTTCGACGACATCCCGTGGTTCGTCCACACCGATCCGCCGATCACCGCGATCGCCCAGCCGACCGGCGAACTGGGCCGGGCCGCCGTACGGGCACTGGTCGACCTCATCGAGGGCCGGCCCCCGCAGTCCGTCACCCTTCCCGCACGTCTTGTCGTACGCAGGTCCTGCGGCGAGGGGGAGCAGAGCCAGAGGAGCAATCTGTGA
- a CDS encoding VOC family protein yields MVTKGFTTCLWFDGQAEEAANHYVSIFKDSRIGRIGRYNEAGPGPAGSVMTVEFEANGQRFVGVNGGPEFTFNEAVSFQVFCDDQDEVDHYWSALSEAGSEGPCGWLKDKYGVSWQVIPDGLVDMLVDPDPEKAKRTTEVMYGMTKLDMAALRKAYAGE; encoded by the coding sequence ATGGTCACCAAGGGATTCACCACTTGCCTGTGGTTCGACGGTCAGGCCGAAGAGGCCGCCAACCACTACGTCTCGATCTTCAAGGACTCCAGGATCGGTCGGATCGGCCGCTACAACGAGGCCGGGCCGGGGCCGGCGGGCTCGGTCATGACCGTCGAGTTCGAGGCCAACGGGCAGAGGTTCGTCGGCGTGAACGGCGGGCCGGAGTTCACGTTCAACGAGGCCGTCTCCTTCCAGGTCTTCTGCGACGACCAGGACGAGGTGGACCACTACTGGAGTGCTCTCTCGGAGGCCGGTTCGGAGGGTCCCTGCGGCTGGCTGAAGGACAAGTACGGCGTGTCGTGGCAGGTCATCCCCGACGGGCTCGTCGACATGCTCGTCGACCCGGACCCGGAAAAGGCGAAGCGCACCACCGAGGTGATGTACGGGATGACCAAGCTCGACATGGCCGCGCTACGGAAGGCGTACGCGGGGGAGTAG
- a CDS encoding DUF2254 domain-containing protein — translation MREHLRDTFWFAPTLGLLCAFVLWWAASALDAEIVAHLQGEEAYDEVGDLIGIAEDAKTIVTTISSAMMTFIGVVFSISLVAVQMASGGFTPRVVRIFVRSRITKLTLTVFLATFLFSLLVLTQYDSKSDPRLVTTVPLVQSVLVVIMVLLSLLLFIAYVSSTLRLMQVGPVVDRIARESFRVLARHAGGEPDAPFVTGTPEPLVPESGRIAHRGRAGVLRDVNVARLVRAARREGVVLRLIPRIGDFVVPGTPVLAVHGEGAPSRRTLRYTIYVGVERTSHQDLGFGLRQLSDIALRALSPAVNDPTTAVQCLDRIVQFLAAVAVRPLGAVRHRDGRGAVRLVQDVPGWADLVDLGFAEIRGYAAGSPQVSRRLLAGIDDLLLLAPENRREPLVRHRTLLVQAVERTVPEAAERAFALLPDHQGIG, via the coding sequence ATGCGTGAGCATCTGCGGGACACCTTCTGGTTCGCGCCGACCCTGGGGCTGTTGTGCGCGTTCGTTCTGTGGTGGGCGGCGTCGGCGCTCGACGCGGAGATCGTCGCGCATCTCCAGGGCGAGGAGGCGTACGACGAGGTCGGCGATCTCATCGGGATCGCCGAGGACGCCAAGACGATCGTCACCACGATCAGCTCCGCGATGATGACCTTCATCGGCGTGGTCTTCAGCATCTCGCTGGTGGCCGTACAGATGGCGAGCGGCGGGTTCACGCCCCGGGTCGTGCGGATCTTCGTGCGGAGCCGGATCACCAAGCTCACGCTCACGGTGTTTCTCGCGACGTTCCTGTTCTCGCTGCTGGTGCTGACGCAGTACGACAGCAAGTCCGATCCACGGCTGGTGACCACCGTGCCGCTCGTGCAGAGCGTGCTGGTCGTGATCATGGTGCTGCTCAGCCTGCTGCTGTTCATCGCGTACGTGTCGTCCACGCTGCGGCTCATGCAGGTCGGGCCCGTCGTCGACCGGATCGCGCGGGAGTCGTTCCGGGTGCTGGCCAGGCACGCGGGCGGTGAGCCCGACGCCCCCTTCGTGACCGGTACACCGGAGCCGCTCGTTCCCGAGAGCGGGCGGATCGCGCACCGAGGGCGGGCCGGCGTGCTGCGGGACGTGAACGTCGCGCGGCTGGTACGGGCCGCCCGGCGCGAAGGTGTGGTCCTGCGGCTCATTCCCCGGATCGGGGACTTCGTCGTACCCGGGACACCCGTGCTCGCCGTGCACGGTGAGGGGGCGCCGTCGCGGCGGACGCTCCGGTACACCATTTACGTCGGGGTGGAACGGACCTCGCACCAGGATCTCGGGTTCGGGCTGCGGCAGCTCTCCGACATCGCGCTGCGGGCGCTGTCGCCCGCCGTCAACGATCCGACGACCGCCGTGCAGTGTCTGGACCGGATCGTCCAGTTCCTCGCCGCGGTGGCGGTCAGGCCGCTGGGGGCCGTGCGGCACCGGGACGGGCGGGGGGCGGTGCGGCTGGTGCAGGACGTGCCGGGGTGGGCCGACCTGGTGGATCTCGGGTTCGCGGAGATCCGGGGGTACGCGGCCGGCAGCCCGCAGGTGTCGAGGCGGCTGCTCGCCGGGATCGACGACCTCTTGCTGCTGGCGCCGGAGAACAGGAGAGAACCGCTGGTGCGCCACCGTACGCTCCTCGTTCAGGCCGTGGAGCGTACGGTGCCCGAGGCGGCCGAGCGGGCGTTCGCCCTGCTGCCCGACCACCAGGGCATCGGCTAG
- the sucD gene encoding succinate--CoA ligase subunit alpha, whose protein sequence is MAIYLTKRSKVLVQGMTGAEGMKHTRRMLAAGTDIVAGVNPRKAGLAVDFEDRTVPVFGTVAEAAAATAADVTVVFVPPPFAGAAVVEAADAGIGLVVVITEGVPVHDAVAFHAYAKARGTRVIGPNCPGLISPGQSNAGIIPADIAAKPGRIGLVSKSGTLTYQLMYELRDAGFTTAVGIGGDPVIGTTHIDCLAAFENDPDTELVILIGEIGGDAEERAAAYIADRVTKPVIGYIAGFTAPEGRTMGHAGAIVSGTSGTAEAKRHALEAAGVRVGSTPSETALLALAQLG, encoded by the coding sequence ATGGCGATCTACCTGACCAAGCGGAGCAAGGTCCTCGTCCAGGGCATGACCGGCGCCGAGGGCATGAAGCACACCCGCCGGATGCTCGCCGCCGGGACCGACATCGTGGCCGGCGTCAACCCGCGCAAGGCGGGCCTCGCCGTCGACTTCGAGGACCGTACGGTGCCGGTCTTCGGCACGGTCGCGGAAGCGGCGGCCGCCACGGCCGCCGACGTGACGGTCGTCTTCGTCCCACCCCCCTTCGCCGGGGCGGCGGTCGTCGAGGCGGCGGACGCCGGCATCGGCCTGGTGGTCGTGATCACGGAAGGCGTCCCGGTCCACGACGCGGTCGCCTTCCACGCGTACGCGAAGGCACGCGGCACCCGCGTCATCGGCCCCAACTGCCCCGGCCTGATCAGCCCGGGCCAGTCCAACGCCGGAATCATCCCGGCGGACATCGCCGCGAAACCCGGCCGCATCGGACTCGTCTCCAAGTCCGGCACGCTCACCTACCAGCTGATGTACGAACTGCGTGACGCGGGCTTCACGACAGCGGTCGGCATCGGCGGAGACCCGGTGATCGGCACCACGCACATCGACTGCCTCGCCGCCTTCGAGAACGACCCCGACACCGAACTCGTCATCCTGATAGGCGAGATCGGCGGCGACGCGGAGGAGCGGGCAGCGGCGTACATCGCTGACCGCGTCACCAAGCCGGTGATCGGCTACATCGCCGGATTCACCGCCCCTGAGGGCAGGACGATGGGCCACGCGGGCGCGATCGTCTCGGGCACGTCGGGCACGGCGGAGGCGAAGCGACATGCCCTGGAAGCAGCGGGCGTACGGGTCGGCTCGACCCCCTCCGAGACGGCGTTGCTCGCACTGGCCCAACTGGGGTGA
- the sucC gene encoding ADP-forming succinate--CoA ligase subunit beta, which yields MDLYEHEARELFARHGVSVPDAEVVDTPHEARRAAERLGGRVVVKAQVKTGGRGKAGGVKLAADPAAAELTARQVLGTDIKGHTVGRVMLAQPVDFEAEFYVSYVLDRGAGRFLAIASAEGGMDIEEVAASRPDAVARIPVEPDEGVTASKAAGIAAAAGLPPEVAPVLERLWQVLVREDALLVEVNPLVRTTDGRILALDGKVTVDDNARFRQGRWSAQAPDPHGDPLEAAATAKGLNYVKLDGEVGIIGNGAGLVMSTLDVVAGCGARPANFLDIGGGASAEVMADGLSVILSDPAVKSVFVNVFGGITACDAVADSIVRALESVHLTRPLVVRLDGNAAARGRAILDDRAHPLVHQATTMDSAARRAAQLAVSA from the coding sequence ATGGACCTGTACGAGCACGAGGCAAGGGAACTCTTCGCGCGCCACGGCGTTTCGGTGCCGGACGCCGAGGTGGTGGACACGCCCCACGAAGCCCGTCGCGCCGCCGAGCGCCTCGGCGGCCGCGTCGTCGTCAAGGCGCAGGTGAAGACGGGCGGCCGCGGAAAGGCGGGCGGGGTGAAGCTCGCCGCCGACCCGGCGGCAGCCGAACTGACGGCCCGGCAGGTTCTCGGTACGGACATCAAGGGCCACACCGTCGGCCGGGTCATGCTGGCCCAACCGGTGGACTTCGAGGCGGAGTTCTACGTCTCCTACGTCCTCGACCGCGGCGCCGGGCGCTTCCTGGCCATCGCGTCGGCCGAGGGCGGCATGGACATCGAGGAGGTCGCGGCGAGCCGCCCCGACGCGGTGGCCCGTATCCCCGTGGAGCCGGACGAGGGCGTCACGGCGTCGAAAGCCGCCGGCATCGCGGCGGCGGCGGGCCTTCCGCCGGAGGTGGCGCCTGTACTGGAGCGGCTGTGGCAGGTCCTTGTCCGGGAGGACGCCCTCCTCGTGGAGGTGAACCCGCTCGTACGGACCACCGACGGGCGGATCCTCGCCCTCGACGGCAAGGTCACGGTCGACGACAACGCCCGCTTCCGCCAAGGGCGCTGGAGTGCGCAGGCACCCGATCCGCACGGTGACCCGCTCGAAGCGGCGGCGACGGCCAAGGGCCTCAACTACGTCAAGCTGGACGGCGAGGTCGGCATCATCGGCAACGGCGCCGGTCTCGTCATGTCGACGCTCGACGTGGTCGCCGGCTGCGGGGCGCGTCCCGCGAACTTCCTCGACATCGGGGGCGGGGCGTCGGCCGAGGTCATGGCCGACGGCCTGTCCGTCATCCTTTCCGACCCGGCCGTGAAGTCCGTCTTCGTCAACGTCTTCGGCGGCATCACGGCCTGCGACGCGGTGGCCGACAGCATCGTCCGGGCCCTGGAGTCGGTCCACCTGACCCGTCCCCTCGTCGTACGACTCGACGGGAACGCCGCCGCCCGTGGCCGCGCCATCCTCGACGACCGCGCCCACCCGCTCGTCCACCAGGCCACCACGATGGACAGCGCCGCCCGCCGAGCCGCTCAACTGGCCGTCTCAGCTTGA